One genomic region from Vanessa tameamea isolate UH-Manoa-2023 chromosome 14, ilVanTame1 primary haplotype, whole genome shotgun sequence encodes:
- the LOC113398537 gene encoding organic cation transporter protein-like, whose amino-acid sequence MGKDSGLDAILAELKPFGKYNIVNYALLLFPIYLAGMYGSVFVFEAPDINYRCNIPQCEGLNDSDWLEYAIPQEKNGLSKCEMYQEATNSSNTCKIDDFNRSVVVKCHEYVYSEEYSVVKDFNLGCQNWKRTLIGTVHNAGLFVSLPLTGIISDKYGRKLALSIASLMNGLFGFIRSFSTGYVMMLVFEFLEAGLGAGAYSTAFVIAMELVGPKGRVFGNTLINGVYVMGLMSLASFSWWLQSWRFLLRLIYIPAIFVVSYYWILNESIRWLLSKGRYQEAAAIIQKAAKINKVKLSEEVLSPLYELEKLNVPENKENRANDVSVEKEPSNFMKVIKSSIIRKRVAICSFLWITCTFVYYGLSINSVSLAGNKYVNFMLVAFVEIPANIVCLLVLDRFGRKRVLIITYVLSACLCISLSFLPKDQKWLSLVLYLSGKFSITVAYSSVYIYVSEVFPTNVRQSLLAVCSSLGRVGSTLAPLTPLLTLYYDNLPAIFFGSLALVASVLVFSLPETINVPLPDTVEEAERLSKKKNRTGSI is encoded by the exons gtgTAACATCCCGCAGTGTGAAGGCCTTAATGACAGCGACTGGTTAGAATACGCAATACCACAAGAAAAGAATGGACTTTCGAAATGTGAGATGTATCAAGAGGCAACAAACAGCAGTAATACTTGCAAGATCGATGACTTCAACAGATCTGTTGTCGTGAAGTGCCATGAATATGTTTACAGCGAAGAATATTCAGTGGTCAAAGAC TTCAACCTTGGCTGTCAAAATTGGAAAAGAACCCTAATAGGGACAGTTCACAATGCCGGCCTATTTGTATCACTGCCTCTAACAGGAATTATATCAGACAAGTATGGTAGAAAACTTGCCTTGTCTATAGCTTCTCTCATGAATGGTTTATTTGGATTTATAAGATCATTCTCAACTGGCTATGTAATGATGCTTGTATTCGAATTCCTAGAAGCTGGCTTAGGTGCTGGAGCATACAGCACTGCATTTGTAATTG cTATGGAATTAGTTGGACCGAAAGGCCGAGTATTtggtaatactttaataaacgGTGTTTACGTCATGGGTTTAATGTCCCTAGCCTCTTTCTCCTGGTGGTTACAAAGCTGGAGATTTCTCTTAAGACTTATCTATATTCCTGCAATTTTTGTCGTCTCGTATTATTGGATTCTAAATGAAAGTATTCGATGGCTGCTCAGTAAAGGACGTTATCAAGAAGCCGCCGCAATTATTCAGAAAGCAgcgaaaattaataaagtaaaattatcagAAGAAGTTTTATCCCCATTGTATGAACTGGAGAAGTTAAATGTAccagaaaataaagaaaaccgAGCGAATGACGTTAGTGTAGAAAAGGAACCCTCGAATTTTATGAAAGTGATCAAATCTAGTATAATTAGAAAAAGAGTAGCTATTTGTTCGTTTTTATGGATAACGTGTACTTTTGTGTATTATGGACTATCTATAAACTcagtctctttagctggtaacAAGTATGTGAACTTTATGCTAGTGGCGTTTGTGGAAATTCCAGCGAATATTGTGTGTTTGTTAGTGCTAGATCGATTTGGAAGAAAAAGAGTGCTAATCATTACATACGTTTTGAGTGCGTGTTTGTGTATAAGCTTATCATTTCTGCCCAAAG ATCAAAAATGGTTATCTCTCGTATTGTACCTCTCGGGAAAATTCTCCATCACCGTTGCCTACAGTTCTGTGTACATCTACGTGTCTGAAGTTTTCCCTACCAACGTTAGACAGTCGCTGCTGGCAGTTTGCTCATCTTTAGGAAGAGTTGGATCAACTTTAGCTCCACTTACGCCTTTACTC ACATTGTACTACGACAATTTGCCGGCGATTTTCTTCGGGAGTCTCGCTCTAGTCGCAAGTGTGCTCGTTTTTTCTCTCCCCGAAACGATCAACGTTCCTCTCCCAGACACCGTAGAAGAGGCTGAGAGATtatctaaaaagaaaaacaggaccggatcaatttaa